A stretch of Chitinophaga caeni DNA encodes these proteins:
- the metG gene encoding methionine--tRNA ligase, translated as MKQFNRYLVTAALPYANGPVHIGHLAGCYLPSDIYVRYLRAKKADVKFIGGTDEHGVPITIKAMQEGVSPQDIVDKYYAIIRDSFAAMGISFDIFSRTSNKTHHETAAAFFKKMYEDGLFEERESEQYYDEKKQIFLADRYIIGTCPKCGNEKAYGDQCERCGTALSPDELINPHSALSDAVPIKKKTKHWYMPLQQYEPWLKEWIIDGHKEWKNNVYGQCKSWLDNGLQSRAMTRDSSWGIQVPIEGAEGKVLYVWFDAPIGYISATKELTQDWENYWCKEDTKLVHFIGKDNIVFHCIIFPSMLKAHGGFVLPDNVPANEFLNIEGEKVSTSRNWAVWVHEYVKDFPGQEDVLRYVLCSTAPETKDNDFTWKDFQDRNNNELVAILGNFVNRTMVLMHKLCGGKVPPYHVELKDEKDEAIVAMLQQAKQKVGDALENFRFRDALAEMMNVAREGNRYLQEKQPWIVAKNLESDPDAQKLIDNCLHVCLQLTANLAILMNPFMPFTAKKVCHMLKVVDRMLDWENAGSMKLVSVGYSLRAPELLFSKVEDEVVKAQVDKLHEGLKRAMAANPTTSEPTPEPEPEVNIKPEIQFDDFAKIDLKVGTITAAEKVQKADKLLKLTVDLGFEQRTVVSGIAMHYQPGDIVGKQVTLVANLAPRKMRGIESQGMILMAEDKDGKLVFVNPSDTVSPGSGVS; from the coding sequence ATGAAACAATTTAACAGGTATCTAGTTACCGCCGCGCTTCCTTATGCAAATGGCCCTGTTCACATCGGCCACCTTGCCGGTTGCTATTTGCCATCCGATATCTATGTTCGTTATCTCCGCGCGAAGAAAGCGGATGTAAAGTTTATCGGTGGTACCGATGAACATGGGGTGCCTATTACCATCAAGGCGATGCAAGAAGGTGTTTCTCCTCAAGATATTGTAGACAAATATTACGCGATCATCCGCGATAGCTTTGCAGCGATGGGAATTTCTTTCGATATTTTTTCCAGGACTTCCAATAAAACGCATCATGAAACCGCCGCCGCTTTCTTCAAGAAGATGTATGAAGACGGCCTTTTCGAAGAAAGGGAAAGCGAGCAGTATTACGATGAGAAGAAGCAAATCTTCCTGGCGGATCGTTATATTATCGGTACTTGCCCCAAATGCGGTAATGAGAAAGCTTACGGCGATCAATGCGAACGCTGCGGCACCGCGCTCAGTCCCGATGAATTGATCAACCCGCATTCTGCTCTCAGCGATGCCGTTCCCATTAAAAAGAAAACCAAGCACTGGTACATGCCTTTACAGCAATATGAGCCCTGGTTAAAGGAATGGATCATCGATGGTCATAAAGAATGGAAAAATAACGTGTACGGCCAATGTAAAAGCTGGTTGGATAATGGCTTGCAAAGCCGCGCTATGACCCGCGACAGCTCCTGGGGTATCCAGGTGCCGATCGAGGGTGCCGAAGGTAAGGTGTTGTACGTTTGGTTCGATGCCCCGATCGGGTACATCTCCGCCACCAAGGAACTTACACAGGATTGGGAAAACTATTGGTGTAAAGAAGATACCAAGCTGGTGCATTTTATCGGGAAAGACAATATCGTTTTTCACTGTATCATCTTCCCCTCAATGTTAAAAGCTCATGGAGGCTTCGTATTGCCCGACAATGTCCCGGCAAACGAGTTCCTGAATATAGAGGGCGAAAAAGTTTCTACTTCACGTAACTGGGCCGTATGGGTGCACGAATACGTGAAAGATTTTCCGGGGCAAGAGGATGTATTGAGATACGTATTGTGCAGTACGGCGCCAGAAACAAAAGATAATGATTTCACTTGGAAAGATTTCCAAGATCGTAACAATAATGAGTTAGTTGCCATCCTCGGTAATTTCGTGAACCGCACCATGGTGCTGATGCATAAATTATGCGGTGGAAAAGTTCCCCCCTACCACGTGGAACTGAAAGATGAAAAGGACGAAGCCATCGTGGCAATGCTGCAACAGGCAAAGCAAAAAGTGGGCGATGCCCTGGAAAACTTCCGATTCCGCGATGCATTGGCAGAAATGATGAACGTAGCCCGCGAAGGCAACCGCTATTTGCAAGAAAAACAGCCTTGGATCGTTGCGAAAAACTTGGAAAGTGATCCCGATGCGCAAAAATTGATCGATAATTGTTTACATGTTTGTTTACAATTGACAGCTAACCTGGCCATCCTGATGAACCCTTTCATGCCTTTCACCGCGAAGAAAGTTTGCCATATGCTGAAAGTGGTAGACCGCATGTTGGATTGGGAAAATGCCGGTAGTATGAAATTGGTTAGCGTTGGATATTCATTGAGAGCCCCGGAATTATTGTTTAGCAAGGTGGAAGATGAAGTGGTGAAAGCCCAGGTGGATAAATTGCACGAAGGCCTGAAGAGGGCGATGGCGGCTAATCCTACTACAAGCGAACCAACCCCCGAACCGGAACCGGAAGTAAATATTAAACCGGAAATTCAATTCGATGATTTCGCTAAGATCGATCTGAAAGTAGGTACGATTACCGCCGCGGAGAAAGTACAAAAAGCGGATAAGTTGTTAAAACTTACCGTGGATTTAGGTTTTGAACAAAGAACCGTTGTATCCGGTATCGCGATGCATTACCAACCTGGCGATATCGTAGGTAAACAGGTGACCTTGGTAGCCAACTTGGCTCCACGGAAAATGAGGGGGATAGAAAGCCAAGGTATGATCCTGATGGCTGAAGATAAAGATGGGAAATTGGTATTCGTGAATCCTTCCGATACGGTAAGCCCGGGTAGCGGCGTAAGCTGA